Proteins encoded within one genomic window of Gammaproteobacteria bacterium:
- a CDS encoding deoxynucleoside kinase, with protein MAERRHIVIEGPIGVGKTSLARRLAGSIDSELMLEEAEANPFLERFYRDPRGAALPAQLFFLFQRVRQIEQLRQHELFHPTRIADFMIEKDRLFAEINLDRHELSLYEKVWDSLDIQPPVPDLVVYLQAPVDTLLFRIARRGLEHEQQINRRYLERLAEGYARFFHGYDAAPLLIVNAATLDPVHNDEHFGILNEAIGRVRSGRHFFNPVAAALA; from the coding sequence ATGGCGGAACGGCGGCATATTGTCATCGAGGGCCCCATCGGCGTGGGCAAGACCAGCCTGGCGCGTCGCCTTGCCGGCAGCATCGACAGCGAGCTGATGCTGGAGGAGGCAGAGGCCAATCCCTTCCTCGAGCGTTTCTACCGGGATCCGCGCGGCGCCGCCCTGCCGGCCCAGCTGTTCTTCCTGTTCCAGCGCGTGCGGCAGATCGAGCAGCTGCGCCAGCACGAACTGTTCCATCCGACCCGCATCGCCGACTTCATGATCGAGAAGGACCGGTTGTTCGCCGAGATCAACCTCGACCGGCACGAGCTGTCGCTCTACGAGAAGGTCTGGGATTCGCTCGACATCCAGCCCCCGGTGCCGGACCTGGTGGTGTACCTGCAGGCGCCCGTGGACACGCTGCTGTTCCGCATCGCCCGTCGCGGCCTGGAGCACGAGCAGCAGATCAACAGGCGTTACCTGGAGCGGCTGGCCGAGGGCTATGCGCGCTTCTTCCACGGCTATGACGCGGCCCCGCTGCTCATCGTCAATGCCGCGACCCTCGATCCGGTCCATAATGACGAGCACTTCGGCATCCTGAACGAGGCAATCGGCAGGGTCCGCAGCGGCAGGCACTTTTTCAACCCTGTGGCTGCCGCGCTCGCCTGA
- the folK gene encoding 2-amino-4-hydroxy-6-hydroxymethyldihydropteridine diphosphokinase translates to MPEPVWTPAYVGMGSNLDDPVRQLDRATASLAALDATRLVAVSAYFRNPPFGPVSQPDFVNAAAALLTRLGPAELLAALKRIEHAQGREPSPALRWGPRVLDLDLLVHGRLRLDLPGLVLPHPGIAQRNFVLLPLAEIAPGLDVPGLGRVRDLLGRVDGTGMERLA, encoded by the coding sequence ATGCCCGAGCCTGTCTGGACCCCGGCCTACGTCGGCATGGGCAGCAACCTCGATGATCCGGTGCGCCAGCTCGACCGCGCCACGGCCTCGCTCGCTGCCCTGGATGCGACGCGGCTGGTGGCCGTCTCCGCGTATTTCCGCAATCCGCCCTTCGGTCCGGTCAGCCAGCCGGATTTCGTCAATGCGGCGGCAGCCCTGCTGACGCGACTGGGGCCCGCCGAGCTGCTGGCGGCGCTCAAGCGGATCGAGCATGCGCAGGGACGCGAGCCGTCGCCGGCCCTGCGCTGGGGGCCGCGTGTCCTGGACCTCGACCTGCTCGTCCACGGCAGGCTGCGGCTCGACCTGCCGGGCCTGGTGCTGCCGCATCCGGGCATTGCCCAGCGAAATTTTGTATTGTTGCCGCTGGCGGAGATCGCACCCGGATTGGATGTGCCGGGGCTGGGCCGGGTCCGCGACCTTCTGGGTCGCGTGGACGGGACGGGCATGGAGCGCCTTGCCTGA
- the pcnB gene encoding polynucleotide adenylyltransferase PcnB, with translation MLTDSTQADRPAPQIIPRSEHNISRADISRPALKVLYRLKDAGYQAFLVGGSVRDLLLGRHPKDFDVATDAHPEDVRALFGNSRLIGRRFRLAHVRFGGEIIEVATFRGLGTEEAASEHREVSAETGRLIRDNVYGTIEEDVWRRDFTANALYYNIADFSIWDFTGGVADIGARRLRIIGDPEARFREDPVRMLRAARFAAKLGFELDAESAALIPRLAHLVGGVPPARLFDEFMKLFQSGHALQSYRQLQRYGLFGQLFPATAAWLGPGTDARGRFLEAALASTDARVAEDRPVTPMFLLGVFLWGPVADRAAAQAGQGMSDFQALAVAAAELTREQTERIAVPRRFSIPMREMLQLQIRFDKTRGARALAFIESKRFRAAYDLLLLRAAAGNADAGLAQWWTTLQGLSPEEQRRELGLGRAGTSGRRRRGRGGRGGHAVDDAHGDRQPA, from the coding sequence CTGTTGACCGACTCCACACAAGCTGACCGTCCCGCACCCCAGATCATTCCGCGGTCCGAACACAACATCTCCAGGGCCGATATCTCCCGGCCGGCACTGAAGGTGCTGTATCGATTGAAGGATGCCGGCTACCAGGCATTCCTCGTCGGCGGCAGCGTGCGCGACCTGCTCCTCGGCCGGCATCCGAAGGACTTCGATGTTGCCACCGATGCGCATCCCGAAGACGTGCGCGCGCTGTTCGGCAACAGCCGGCTCATCGGCCGCCGCTTTCGCCTGGCGCATGTGCGTTTCGGCGGCGAGATCATCGAGGTGGCGACCTTCCGCGGCCTCGGCACGGAAGAGGCGGCCAGCGAGCACCGCGAGGTCTCGGCCGAGACCGGCCGCCTGATCCGCGACAATGTGTATGGCACCATCGAGGAGGACGTGTGGCGCCGTGATTTCACCGCCAACGCCCTCTACTACAACATTGCCGACTTCTCCATCTGGGACTTCACCGGCGGTGTCGCCGACATCGGGGCGCGGCGCCTGCGCATCATCGGTGACCCGGAGGCGCGCTTCCGCGAGGACCCGGTGCGGATGCTGCGGGCGGCGCGGTTCGCCGCCAAGCTCGGCTTCGAGCTGGACGCCGAGTCGGCGGCGCTCATTCCCCGCCTGGCCCACCTGGTCGGTGGTGTACCCCCGGCGCGGCTCTTCGACGAGTTCATGAAGCTGTTCCAGAGTGGCCATGCGCTGCAGAGCTACCGCCAGCTGCAGCGGTACGGCCTGTTCGGCCAGCTGTTTCCGGCGACGGCCGCATGGCTCGGGCCGGGCACGGATGCGCGCGGGCGATTCCTCGAGGCCGCGCTGGCCAGTACCGATGCGCGCGTGGCCGAGGACCGCCCGGTGACGCCGATGTTCCTGCTGGGCGTGTTCCTCTGGGGCCCCGTGGCGGACCGGGCGGCTGCGCAGGCAGGGCAGGGCATGTCGGATTTCCAGGCGCTGGCGGTGGCAGCCGCCGAGCTGACGCGCGAGCAGACCGAGCGCATCGCGGTGCCGCGCCGCTTCTCCATCCCGATGCGGGAAATGCTCCAGCTGCAGATCCGCTTCGACAAGACGCGCGGCGCCCGCGCCCTGGCCTTCATCGAGAGCAAGCGCTTCCGCGCGGCCTATGACCTGCTGCTGCTGCGCGCCGCTGCCGGCAATGCGGATGCGGGCCTGGCGCAGTGGTGGACCACACTGCAGGGATTGTCTCCGGAGGAACAACGCCGCGAACTCGGCCTTGGCCGTGCCGGCACGTCGGGACGCCGCCGTCGCGGGCGCGGTGGCCGCGGTGGCCACGCCGTCGACGACGCCCACGGCGACCGGCAGCCGGCCTGA
- a CDS encoding RDD family protein translates to MLGSFILVIARGGDALPPGHLGYRLFLLALVAAYFIGFWSRGGQTPGLRTWRIRLERDDGGRLLPARAALRFLAALLSLAALGAGYWWMLVDAQGRSWHDRLSGTRVMPAAAGND, encoded by the coding sequence ATGCTCGGCTCCTTCATTCTCGTCATCGCCCGCGGCGGCGACGCCCTGCCACCCGGCCACCTCGGCTACCGCCTGTTCCTGCTGGCGCTGGTCGCCGCCTATTTCATCGGCTTCTGGTCGCGCGGTGGCCAGACACCCGGCCTGCGCACCTGGCGCATCCGCCTCGAGCGCGACGACGGGGGCAGGCTGCTGCCGGCCAGGGCTGCGCTGCGCTTCCTCGCCGCCCTGCTCTCGCTGGCGGCGCTGGGTGCCGGCTACTGGTGGATGCTCGTCGATGCACAGGGCCGCAGCTGGCATGACCGGCTCAGCGGCACGCGGGTGATGCCGGCGGCCGCCGGAAACGACTAG
- the lptG gene encoding LPS export ABC transporter permease LptG, with product MIIIRRYLAGAVLGTTALVLGVLLVLGGFVEFIGQLDDVGTGGFGIVQALAFALMQLPDLAFTVLPMAVLLGSLLGLGALAGGSEIIALRAAGASPVALARALVVTGSGLALLTLVIGLHVAPPLERYARQYRTFAMQGPSGLASTESAWVRDGDVIMNLSQLGDPTRYGGVYLFRLAPPGRLASVARADSASFGAGKEWTLNNFAESRFDDGGVTVRRERRFAELTGLNPELLSLTVVRAEALDGLALWRYIRYLRSNGLDSRHFEVELWSRIAASVAVVPMCILALAFCFGALRRAGTGARMLIGVVTGLAYFLASRGLADGGELYRLDPLLVGWLPTLLLAAVTAIALARAR from the coding sequence ATGATCATCATCCGCCGTTACCTGGCCGGGGCGGTGCTCGGCACCACGGCGCTGGTGCTCGGCGTGCTGCTGGTGCTGGGCGGCTTCGTCGAGTTCATCGGCCAGCTCGACGACGTGGGCACTGGTGGCTTCGGCATCGTGCAGGCGCTGGCCTTCGCGCTGATGCAGCTGCCGGACCTGGCGTTCACGGTTCTGCCGATGGCGGTGCTGCTGGGCAGCCTGCTGGGCCTCGGCGCGCTGGCGGGCGGCAGCGAGATCATCGCCTTGCGGGCGGCGGGGGCTTCACCCGTGGCCCTGGCCCGCGCCTTGGTCGTCACCGGGTCCGGTCTCGCACTGCTGACGCTGGTCATCGGCCTGCATGTCGCGCCGCCGCTGGAACGCTATGCCCGCCAGTACCGCACCTTCGCCATGCAGGGGCCCTCCGGTCTCGCCAGCACCGAGTCGGCATGGGTCCGCGACGGGGACGTGATCATGAACCTGAGCCAGCTGGGCGACCCGACCCGGTATGGTGGCGTGTACCTGTTCAGGCTCGCGCCACCAGGCCGCCTGGCGAGCGTGGCGCGGGCCGATTCGGCCAGCTTCGGCGCCGGCAAGGAGTGGACGCTCAACAATTTCGCCGAGTCCCGCTTCGATGACGGCGGCGTGACGGTGCGGCGCGAGCGTCGCTTTGCGGAGCTGACCGGCCTGAATCCCGAGCTGCTCAGCCTGACGGTGGTGCGGGCCGAGGCACTGGACGGGCTCGCGCTGTGGCGCTACATCCGCTACCTGCGCAGCAACGGGCTCGACTCGCGGCACTTCGAGGTGGAGCTGTGGAGCCGCATCGCCGCGTCGGTGGCGGTGGTGCCGATGTGCATCCTGGCGCTGGCTTTCTGCTTCGGGGCACTGCGCCGCGCCGGCACCGGTGCCCGCATGCTGATTGGCGTGGTCACGGGCCTCGCGTACTTTCTCGCCAGCCGCGGCCTGGCCGATGGCGGCGAACTCTACCGGCTCGATCCGCTGCTGGTGGGGTGGCTGCCGACCCTCCTGCTGGCTGCCGTCACGGCCATCGCCCTGGCGAGGGCGCGCTAG
- the lptF gene encoding LPS export ABC transporter permease LptF: protein MAAIASRYILREAAQTWLAVTGVLLLILVTNQFAKVLGDAASNKVPREALLLVMGLTSLQYLTILIPVGLFLAILLALGRLYRDSEMYALMACGVGPAQLYRPVMTLALVLAAVVGWLALDVSPSAIREVRRIGQEARARADLRIMEPGRFVKFGQADAVVYAEQVTADGHLHNVFVQRRRDGIIEVIVAAEAHQQDTPDPNVKMLTFGNGRRYEGEPGSARFKVVEFVEHGIPYSLPSQVPVNFGAKGRSVGALLESGSLADVAELQWRVSVPLMVLVLALLAVPLGRSSPRQGRYAGLVIGLLVYFSYSNLLGVARVWVERGKVPPLLGLWWVHAGFIAAALLLLAARYGAWQRPWWRRRLRPA, encoded by the coding sequence ATGGCTGCCATCGCTAGCCGCTACATCCTGCGCGAGGCCGCACAGACCTGGCTGGCGGTGACCGGCGTGCTGCTGCTCATCCTCGTCACCAACCAGTTCGCCAAGGTGCTCGGTGACGCCGCCTCGAACAAGGTCCCCCGGGAAGCGCTGCTGCTGGTGATGGGACTGACCTCGCTGCAGTACCTGACCATCCTCATCCCGGTCGGCCTGTTCCTCGCCATCCTCCTGGCCCTCGGCCGCCTGTACCGCGACAGCGAGATGTATGCGCTGATGGCCTGCGGCGTGGGGCCGGCGCAGCTCTACCGGCCGGTGATGACGCTCGCCCTGGTGCTGGCGGCGGTGGTCGGCTGGCTGGCGCTCGACGTCTCGCCCTCGGCCATCCGCGAGGTGCGCCGCATCGGCCAGGAGGCGCGGGCACGCGCCGACCTGCGCATCATGGAGCCGGGCCGGTTCGTGAAGTTCGGCCAGGCCGATGCCGTGGTGTATGCCGAGCAGGTGACGGCCGACGGGCACCTCCACAACGTCTTCGTCCAGCGTCGTCGCGACGGCATCATCGAGGTGATCGTGGCCGCCGAGGCCCATCAGCAGGACACGCCGGACCCCAACGTCAAGATGCTCACCTTCGGCAACGGGCGCCGCTACGAGGGTGAGCCGGGCTCCGCGCGGTTCAAGGTGGTGGAGTTCGTCGAGCATGGCATTCCGTACTCGTTGCCGAGCCAGGTGCCGGTGAATTTCGGTGCCAAGGGACGCAGCGTCGGCGCGCTGCTGGAGTCCGGCAGCCTGGCGGATGTGGCGGAGCTGCAGTGGCGCGTCTCGGTGCCGCTCATGGTGCTGGTGCTGGCGCTGCTGGCCGTGCCCCTGGGGCGTTCCTCGCCGCGGCAGGGTCGCTATGCGGGGCTGGTGATCGGGCTGCTGGTGTACTTCAGCTACTCCAACCTGCTGGGAGTCGCCCGGGTGTGGGTCGAGCGCGGCAAGGTGCCGCCGCTGCTCGGGCTGTGGTGGGTCCATGCCGGCTTCATCGCCGCCGCGCTCCTGCTGCTGGCGGCGCGCTACGGCGCCTGGCAGCGCCCCTGGTGGCGGCGCAGGTTGCGGCCGGCATGA
- a CDS encoding leucyl aminopeptidase — MKFLVKAGPVARQRTGCLILPVFADGALPAATREADRAAGGFIRRLLRQGDFRAEAGDSLLLPRVPGLATQRVLLAGLGARGRCDRKAFRKAVRSAFLALGRSPVTEAISFLGTADITGTDACRRARIAAETWHDTAYRFQPHKTREAGNPPPKLRSLVLAAGDDAAAVRRGLAQGDAIGRAISLARDLGNEPPNVCTPSWLAQRARELAGRQRKLRVQVLDEARMRRLGMGSLLSVTAGSAQPARFVVMQYQGAGAAKAPVVLVGKGITFDTGGISLKPGPQMDEMKYDMSGAGTVIAVMQAVAELGLPLNVVGLVPSCENMPGGRATRPGDIVRSMSGQTIEILNTDAEGRLILCDALTYGARFKPAAMIDIATLTGACVVALGKHRSGLMGNSDPLASALLAAGEAADDPAWRLPLDAEYMELLKSPFADVANIGGRDAGTITAAAFLSRFAGDIPWAHLDVAGTAWVTAPQKGSTGRPVGLLVEYLLGRAAAA, encoded by the coding sequence ATGAAATTTCTGGTCAAGGCCGGCCCGGTGGCGCGACAGCGCACGGGATGTCTCATCCTGCCCGTGTTCGCCGACGGCGCATTGCCGGCGGCGACGCGCGAAGCCGACCGCGCTGCCGGCGGCTTCATCCGCAGGCTGCTGCGCCAGGGCGACTTCCGCGCGGAGGCCGGCGACAGCCTGCTGCTGCCCCGGGTGCCCGGGCTCGCCACCCAGCGGGTGCTACTCGCCGGGCTGGGCGCACGCGGGCGCTGCGACCGCAAGGCCTTCCGCAAGGCGGTGCGGAGCGCCTTTCTCGCGCTGGGCCGCTCGCCGGTGACGGAGGCGATCTCCTTCCTCGGCACCGCGGATATCACCGGCACCGATGCCTGCCGCCGCGCCCGCATTGCCGCCGAGACCTGGCACGACACCGCCTACCGCTTCCAGCCGCACAAGACGCGCGAGGCCGGCAATCCGCCGCCGAAGCTGCGCAGCCTGGTGCTGGCGGCCGGCGACGATGCCGCCGCCGTCCGCCGCGGCCTTGCCCAGGGTGATGCCATCGGCCGCGCCATCAGCCTCGCGCGGGACCTCGGCAACGAGCCTCCCAATGTCTGCACCCCGTCCTGGCTGGCGCAGCGCGCCCGCGAACTCGCAGGCCGGCAGCGCAAGCTGCGGGTGCAGGTGCTCGACGAAGCACGCATGCGCCGCCTCGGCATGGGCTCGCTGCTGTCGGTCACCGCCGGCAGCGCGCAGCCGGCGCGCTTCGTGGTCATGCAGTACCAGGGTGCCGGCGCCGCCAAGGCGCCGGTGGTCCTGGTCGGCAAGGGAATCACCTTCGACACCGGCGGCATCTCCCTGAAGCCCGGCCCGCAGATGGACGAGATGAAGTACGACATGAGCGGTGCGGGCACGGTGATCGCCGTCATGCAGGCGGTGGCCGAACTCGGCCTGCCGCTCAACGTCGTGGGGCTGGTACCGAGCTGCGAGAACATGCCGGGCGGCCGGGCGACCCGGCCGGGGGACATCGTGCGCTCCATGTCCGGCCAGACGATCGAGATCCTCAATACCGACGCCGAGGGACGCCTGATCCTCTGCGATGCGCTGACCTACGGCGCCCGCTTCAAACCGGCGGCGATGATCGACATCGCCACGCTGACCGGTGCCTGCGTCGTCGCGCTGGGCAAGCACCGCAGTGGCCTCATGGGCAACTCCGATCCGCTGGCCTCCGCGCTGCTCGCCGCCGGCGAGGCCGCCGACGACCCGGCCTGGCGCCTGCCGCTGGATGCCGAGTACATGGAACTGCTGAAGAGCCCGTTCGCCGACGTGGCCAACATCGGCGGCCGCGATGCCGGCACCATCACCGCCGCCGCCTTCCTCTCGCGCTTCGCCGGCGACATCCCCTGGGCGCACCTCGACGTGGCAGGGACCGCCTGGGTCACCGCCCCGCAGAAGGGCAGCACCGGACGGCCCGTCGGCCTGCTGGTGGAATACCTGCTGGGCCGCGCGGCGGCAGCATGA
- a CDS encoding DNA polymerase III subunit chi — MSLPEPGRVDFYVLAVADPGARLRFACRLAEKAYRLQHRVHLHAGSPAQATQLDELLWTFRQGSFVPHEVIAADAAAGSPVTIGHGPGNPPAAGLLINLADELPAFAATFPRVAEVIDDTDAGRQRGRERFRRYREAGREISSHDIGAEP; from the coding sequence ATGAGCTTGCCCGAACCCGGTCGCGTGGATTTCTACGTGCTGGCGGTGGCGGATCCCGGCGCCAGGCTGCGCTTTGCCTGCCGGCTGGCCGAGAAGGCCTATCGCCTGCAGCACCGCGTGCACCTCCACGCCGGCTCGCCGGCACAGGCCACGCAGCTCGACGAACTGCTCTGGACCTTCCGCCAGGGGAGCTTCGTGCCCCACGAGGTCATCGCCGCGGACGCCGCCGCGGGTTCGCCGGTGACCATCGGGCACGGTCCCGGGAATCCGCCCGCTGCCGGACTGCTGATCAATCTCGCCGACGAGCTGCCGGCGTTCGCGGCGACGTTTCCCCGCGTCGCCGAGGTCATCGACGACACCGATGCCGGGCGCCAGCGCGGCCGCGAGCGCTTCCGCCGCTACCGCGAGGCCGGTCGCGAGATCAGCAGCCACGACATCGGAGCAGAGCCATGA